From the Hemicordylus capensis ecotype Gifberg chromosome 1, rHemCap1.1.pri, whole genome shotgun sequence genome, the window ccctccctattttcttcattatctctctcgcTCTGAGGGCACCAGAGATAaaagcaaacacaggccccctctcccctagctatgcccatgGCTTCAAGGAAGTCCCAAACTACACTGAGCTcatggaactgtggtttgttaactAACCAGAGCTGGAACAAACTAGGATATCAAGCCACGGTAGTCTGCCTTGTTCCagttaacaaaccacagttcttCAAGTTTGTGTGGAACATGCTTTGTTGTTGGAATCTTTGTTGGAAGATTTCATTCTCTATCTTTATATGCAGAGGGGACATGTGAGAGCTTGCAGCCCTCCCAGGTTTATTCTCATAGGAGGAAATGAAGATTGACTTGGATTGGGCCTTTATGTGAATTTTAGCTTAAGAATCAGGGTCCTGATACATTGGTCCACCAGTAAGTTGCTATTTAGGATAGTCCATTAATCTGCTTTGTAGATAGCACTCCAGTGTTTCAATCAGTTGTTTGAGAAAGGGTGGCAAACTTGACACTTAATCAGACACAAAAGCAACTGGAGACTGGTGACTCAGAATGGGAACATACTGGGATGTATCCAAGAAAAGTTAGTCatgcaccactgaaatcagtgagagaaGCCATGACTAATTTaactcccattaaaattaataggactttgtcatgactaacctTCTGAAAAGATTGTAGAGATCTTTACAATGCTTTGCAGTTTGCAGCTTTTCtagacgtgtgtgtgtatatatatatagagagagagagtgtgtgtgtgtatcaggtaACCAGCAGAGGGAGCTAATAGACAggtatttctttttaattgacTTGTATAAATAACTGGAAATCTAAGTTCAGAAACAATTTCCAAATGATTTTACCAATGTATAAGTACATTGTATAAGTacagttcggaaactacaattggtacagaatatggcagccagattggtttaccctagggaccatataacaccgattctaaaagaactgcattggctgctgatatgtttccgaacgaaatacaaagtgttggttattacctataaagcccttaatggcttaggtccagggtacttgagaaagcgccttctctgtcgcctattaagataatctggagatgTTTGATTACGGTTGctgctggctcgtttggtggcaacttgagaccgggccttctctgtggctgctccaggactttggaacgcactccctgctcaaataagagcatctccttctctctttgtttttaggaggaccctgaagatgtacctgttttcccaggcttttaactgaaatttaaattttaatgtgtttttatctattgtgatttttatctgtttttatgaattttaaatcttTCATATcttatattttaatctgtataccacctagagatttctatattaggcagtacagaaattcaataaattaataaataaaagctcTACAGTTCACACTGCAAATGTCTTGACTTCTGTCATCATGGGCAGAACTTAACATGTTGATTTGTTAATGCATAGCTGTTTTAAAACTTGCCAATTTTAATCTATTTCTCTATCTTTTCAGTAAATACACTCCTGAATGTGAAGTTAAGTGAAACGGAAGGTGGCAAATATGTTTCTGTTTTGGATTTACCAGGCAGCATATTAATAGTTCCTCAGGCCACACTGGGTGGTAAACCAAAGGGAAGAAGCATGCAGTATCATTCCAACATTGACAAGGAAACTGGAAGTGCTCTCTATTCCCAGTTTGTGactctgtgtgaacaagaactGGCTGCTAACACCAGATGTACTGAAGCTGGTGTTGTTCTCAAGCATGGCACATATGGAAACCGGCAAGTGTTGAAAATGGATACAAATGGGCCTTTCACTCATAtgattgagttttgaaaaatgagtAATTTGGTCAACGGCATACTGTCCAGCAAATGCTGCATGGTTGTGCCAGTATGTAACAATATATGTAGACCGACTGGAATGTTTGAAAGCAAAGAACTTCAGTAAAATGATATCCAGctaaatatatttaattatttaaacagtCTCAAATTGTCTCCTACCTTTGTGTATTGTCTTGTGGTAAATAGGCGATTCTCAACCTTTGATAGAATTCTGCTACTGGGCCTCTTTTTATCTTTGTCCATGACTCTGTTCAACCTAACCTGGAAGTTGTTCTTC encodes:
- the DTD2 gene encoding D-aminoacyl-tRNA deacylase 2, with product MANASNALLARALLQQCLYARLQVKPPERGSEAKWVEIQRGLIIYVCFFKGANEEIIPKMVNTLLNVKLSETEGGKYVSVLDLPGSILIVPQATLGGKPKGRSMQYHSNIDKETGSALYSQFVTLCEQELAANTRCTEAGVVLKHGTYGNRQVLKMDTNGPFTHMIEF